tcgccaccgatacTTTAGTGAGGTGTGATTGGCTCACtttaaaaacgattttggtctgcgaaatttgagaaaacaggttcgggagtatttacgcacgaggaagggttagcaccctcgtaacgcccaaaattggtaccgaattgattgttaatgtcttaatgtcaaaattttgaaaagattttagaatACGATCTTTTaacttgaatgaattaaaataataaaacattcttatttcaaagaaataaaatgtcacgCCCAATGATTTAGGACGCGacattttaatcttcaaaattaagtttgtcttttgatttttaaaactcatgcatttaaatttgaaaaggatattCAGTTATTTGGGTCgaatgaaaaaatcaaaacccaataagttaaggttcaatttcccaaaattcctaaatagagaatattgcctttattttttaggaaaattttcatctcgagaaaacaatgtcatacccaatgcgttaggacacaacatgttGAATTaccgaaaatgatttttatttatttatgtgttttgattgaagaatattctcgattatttagattcaacgaaaaaaattggaacccaatacgttaaggctcaatcctctcgaagatcccaaattcCATGTATTgcattattttgaaaacttttgaacaaaatgattttaatgcttcaATGAAACCAAATAtcttaatatgaattatatggatatatatataaaatagcaTTGCAAAAAAcgttattatataaatttaaaacaaagaagtACATAAAAGTGAATTACAAAatatagtataaaataaaatcataaaatatacaaattatattgaatttacaAGAACATAAAGAAAAGcgataattttaagtaataatgCATAATAActttaaagtaataataatgtGAATTTTAGAGTGGCACTacataatgaattttaaaattaatgtatgataaatttaaaataataatataataaattattaatacaaataaagtacaaaaattaaatatatgacaattatgcaaaattttaaagtacaaatatataaaactcagaatcctatatataataaagtaatgtatgtataaaaaaataaccaatAATATACGAAAATATAATACTAAATGTGATagccgaaatagggcctaatcgaaTAGTAgtttcagaaccacaaatccaagtgaaataatttaattttataaattttattaattactgattgattgaaatattgtgtgaagatatggatatgaaattttaatgatttagtgcctaattgaatttttaggactaaattgggaaaaatgcaaagtgtgtctaattagtgattaaatgacttaattgaattattgtatgaaattggaagtgtttatgtggcaattaaaccataaattagtgttatggacacaaaagggtaattctagaaaaatatctaagtaatgggttaagggtatttttgtcaaaagtgaataaaagacaaaataaagtgaaaataagtgtccatcttcttcaaaatcagacgtttgctgccaaaaaaaattcatgtcaccatagctagggttcttgatcttcctaagctcaattgtaagtgatttcttgcctgtttttaattattttcgtatttttttgcttattgatgcttgaatttcatgtttctactatttaatttaaatgaaattaaagtttaaaaattgacccattcatgatataattgtaaattgattagtgatgttagataatgaatgtttgaagtgttaattacaagttttactagatgaattttgatgaaaatgttgaaaaagggctaaattgtgaaagatggtaaagtgtgcataaagttgtgattttgtgaaattgagggctgttatgagcatgaaatatgatttagtgaagtttgaaatttaaaaatttagtgaattttatttttacgaactttgggacaaaagtggaatttttgaaaagttatggagaaaaatgtaaatttgccaaaatgttgtgtatgaattgtatttgaatgaaatattgataaaatgtattaaattgtgttaatatagatcaagaaagaataaatagtggaagtgatcgggaaagagaaagttatcgactaaattacaaaaatagtcgttttgcatccgaggtaagttacgtgtaaataatagttatatttttataaattgtgaattatatttgatatgtgaattaatattgaatgtagaaggaaaattgttcatgaattattcaagtgataaagtgttgaaaataaagtgttaagtgtaaattcccggttgaacttaggaatagaagtggatacaagtgacatgtcactagagattagtgatacagtgttacagtgagtcccgagtgctgggtgatctagcatgtgttgcgacaCTGACGACTTGTGTGAGCGAGCCGTGGACATTTCGGTGTTATTGATCGGTGGTAGCTTGGCTACATTTCGTGGTAGCCGGCTACATAACGATGGTAGCCGGCTACATTTCGGTGGTAGCTTCACTACATAACGATGGTAACCGACTACATAGTAGTGTTGCACTTATGTgataaatctctacgtatcgtGTATATTccagtgttcaacgggattaatgatgggttaaagtgaatatgaaatgaagtgtgtatgcaggtacaattgaaagaattgagcatatgtgataaatgttaagtgtgaaaatgtatatgcaagtgaattggtaagattgtgcatgtgtaagtgattgaaattgctaagaaatgttgtgattagttatatgttaaaagtgttaattattaaatgagtaattattgtttacatgtaacttactaagctatttatagcttacacctttctttcttttcctttgttttatagtgttttgaGCTTGCTCGAATTGGGaatcgtcggagctcgtatcacactatcacatcCATCTTGGTATTATgtgttttcaaaatgtttaaagttatggcatgtatagagtcttaattattttgagcatgttcatatgatatggctaagattagctattgaaatggtcagtaaagattatgttttggtgttatatgTGTGAATGGTCGTTAatacaaagaagcagtttctttgacagcagcagtgacgtgaatgtgaaaaatcaccataaatagtagaaatggaattagagagtgaatgatatataaaattaaagcttatcaagtctatttttacatgagAGAAACGGTGTaggtaaaggaattttatattctgagatatttgaactTTAGTgtgacagggtcagaatgatttttaaagtcccctgttctgaatttagaatatcattataaattgtacagaaataattaagggtcataatttatatttctagatttcttaatgagtctattttcaaaagaaacaaatggtaaccatatatgaattctgtacaatgagataattgatttttagtgccaagAGGTCAGACCTGTCaagctgtgaaacaggggatactttaatgaataaattgtactaattggctaagtcaaaaattctgaaaattttatggtaagtaggaatctgagtctagtttcagagaaaatatacggatttaaattttgagtctcgtaactcgagttataattaaattagtgacagtcacgcaggtggacagttttgttgtgaacaatgaatttaattttaaaagcaaatttttatgctccgaattggtaagttaaattggatgacatctcgtactcgattccggcgatagtctcgggtaaggggtgttacactaaatataataatagtaataacaataaTGAGAATAAGTATAATAACACTGacgataataataaaaaaatgttaataaataaaaataataataataaggactaatttgaaaataaaacaaaatcccaGGGgtgaatttgaaacaaatattaaaacatcCGAATTGGGAACTGTTCAACACTAGAGGGACTACTTCGACAATTGGACGAGAAAATCCCCTCTGGCATTTGGGTCCAATCAACAAAAACGGCGTTGTTCAATCATGGATCTAATTGGAATCGAAATAGAATATactgtataaattaaaaacaaagaataaactGAATTGAAATGACAAAGATATGCGGAAGGACTTATTACGGAATTAGaccattaaaagtaaaaacacgcagatcctgAGAAAATTGGTCGGGTCGCGCGCGGGTATCCCTAcaccaaacggcgccgttttacttttattattaaaaacaattttttttctaaaaaacaatttcatttcatttttaaaaaaaaaactaaaacaaaggGGAAACCTCTGCTAGGTTTTCCTTAACCCAAACTCCCCCCAGCCGCCACAACCACTTCAGCGAGCCTCAAGCTTCCCTCCGACTCCGATTCGGGCAAAGGAAATAGGGCTCCGTCTTCCTCCACGCAGGTAAGAATCTTCTCTCCTTCTCTTTATTTCTGTTTTGCACACCCAGAAAAAacgaaaaaacaaagaaataacgAAGAAAGCGatacaaaaaaaatgaagaaaatcacCTTCCAAAATTGTTTCTTTTGATTCCTTGTTtctgtattttaatatttcttaataCCACATTTTTTTCTAACCCCTATTTACAGATTTtatttggctttatatagccaaaaataatgaaaaaaatccCTCGAAAACTCCCTTCCATTTGTTGTAATTTCTGCTGCCATTTGCTGCTCGTGGTTCCTGATTTTGTTGTAGGTAGGTACTGGATTAAAGTACGTAGGCTATGCGAGTGCGACGTGCGCGACGTGCGCGACATGCGGGGCTACTGTGTGTTCGTGCGTGGAGGCGGTTGTGCGGCACCGAGGCTGGGAAGAGGGCTACTGCTAGGGTTCTTTCTGCTTCTGTTTTGTATTTTGGGCTAGTGCTAGGGTTAATAATTTGGGCCTTATTCAGCCGAATgcatttagtttttatttgggCTGTAGTGTTTAGTTTTTGGGTTTGTTAggcccgggcaaaatttgggctTTACATCACCCTTTATCGCTTTTTAATCACCTATTCATTACTTCCTCATCGCAGGTACCGGAGATCAAAAGGCCAAGTTAGGAGGgtcaaattttggaatttttaaaatttttaaaatttttatataaattaatatataatattcattaaaatattcttttttgtCAAATTCACTTTATTCtagataattaattatctaaaagaagctcataataatttaaagaatataaaattctatatgaaaattctagaaatataaaatctCGAAAATATTGttgaagaaataatatatatgagaaataaaataaaaaagattatcTTTCAATGGAATCcgataacaaattaaaaatagaacaaaataaaataaattaaatcattatatgCTGCCTTAATGTTTCTTGAAACCAAATTAATAGTATCTTTCATTAAGTTTTATGCCTTTAAAGAACATTtagaattaatattataaaGACTTGTGACACTGATACTATTTCTTTagctaaaatgtaaaatataccatgaaattttcttttcgatttaattcaaaattttaatttatttaaattattttcaaaactcaaatcataaaataaataatattttgattttttccttataatgaaaatattatattaaaaatcaaaataggtaaaaagaaaacatataactgataattttgtttaatttttattctttctatGGTATTTTAAAGAATGgatattagatatttttatatagataatacaaagataaattttagaggatttaaagaaaattttcctcattttatttatttaaaaaattatctactcttatataattttaattttaaaattttctaaattttttaaaatgatttttattattttatatataattagggttagattgacaaaaatataaaaattgaagacTAAGTTAGtgggcaatttaccaataaaagtctttttttaaaaaaattaccgaaatgggcccattatttaattatttaccggaatggtgcattttccgcgaaatcgtgtccacgtcggtagcgatgtcgagATGCGTCAGAAATCACGTCCACGTCGGTATGAAGTTCgacatggcaacaaatcgcgccctcaaggacgcgatttgcttCCACGTCAGTAACtcacgctgacgtggacgcgatttcctggcgcCACGTAGTGCGTTCCGGGGGAGATGATTTTGTCATTtttcccacgttaggtttttttggcttttagggtttaggctttttagggtttttaggtcttgaaagaaataatttcgagttgacgtttcttataaaatagtataaaatcgcttctagcaggatgctatttgagaagaatttgtaaaAACGCGCCCTCGTgaacgcgcttttgctacagtaggtcacggaagaaataattatttttttgacgtttctgagcaaatagtataaaatcgcttctagcaggatgctatttgagaagaatttgtgaaattgcgGCCttgtggacgcgcttttgctacagtaggtcatgtgagaaataattttttttgacgtttctgagcaaataatataaaatcgcttctagcaggatgctatttgagaagaatttgtgaaatcacGCCATTGTGGACGCatttttgctacagtagcatgtttggactgaggctataaattaggtaaaaaatgttctcagaatgcataagtcacagcagaaacaatttagagaggctaagaaggttagagtttcaaatatgagtgaacgtattagtacTATTATTTACTACGATAGTGAGGTTTGCCACAACAAggatggtgttgtttttttgtcggagaatacggtgcgactggtttttgaccagaacatagatttgacagaacttcgtaaaagaattaggcgtaaaattttcagaacgacgccaatgaaagttctgtctatcacatatcgattttgttcttctgttgatccggtgacatatgactcgttcgacataaaaggtgcccgtagcttggaggcaatggtgcagactcatcttgctagtggagcaccttatattgagttatatgtacaatttacatcgccaactgatgtacttgcgaccggtgttcgagatgtatacacgacccctggccgacactcggttagcgggttacaaaatacggaacaacACATGTTCGGTAGTGGTGCCGAATGCACATCCCCCATGAGActctctgtcggtggatgggacatgtacgtcggtggctcgacgtttgatgctggaaatacgtactggagaacggcatcaagttctagtgggtggcaatctacatccaattggagacgttatcaaatgcccagaagaagggatgacgtactccctacgacgtcaaccggtgaggggacctcgtacacTGCAGATGATTGTAGGTTAGAAGATGACTTCGATGTGAATCCACCTCGAGAGCTcgggccggatggtgcagaagttggcttattttctaaaccggagcctattccaacagaagttgaagatgctgaaaggagttcagatgaggAAGAAagtccacgattcagagcatactcacctccagcctaaatgcataatgtcgatctgtctgcagatgatgcgttagagtttccaaaTCTACCACATCagttgcgtgatcgtacaagttcaggggtagatttcggtgaacttgaagttggtaatcagtttaccaaaaaggatagttttattggtgctttgaaacaacatagcatcaaaaacggtgttaactaccacgtcgttaaatcaaaatctgataagtttgaggcgaagtgtgcggtgcaagacggcacatgtttatggaaaatctacgcctcgttaaggaaaaggacagggttgtgggagataaaaaagtacaaaggtccacatacatgtgctacAGGTATAGTATTGACGGtatctgaataatacttttattatgcaatgttgcattatttaatgtactccctttataggtgtttcacaagatcatcccaaaatggattcagctatgttagctagcttgatactgcccacgataaaagcagatcctaggacttcagtgttggtgttaattgccaatatccgtagccaaatggggtacacgccctcttaccgcaaggcttggatagctaagcaaaaggtgttggagaagatgcatagtgggtgggacgcctcatataatgaaatatggcagtgatgtcaggtgctagagagatatgtcccaggtgccatcacagaccttgaaacggaacatacgtactacaacggccgattgctacgtggatgccaagtgttcaaacgcctgtttcggacctttaagcaatgtcgagacgtatttccatactgcaagccgttggtacaaattaacggtaccttcatgttcggtaggtatactcatcggctattgcttgcagtggcacaggatggcagtgagagaattcttccaattgaatttgcaataacaccgggggagtcgtctgatgactgggatttctttctgtctaggttaaggaggcatgtgtgcccccaacctgatatctgtgttatttcagatcggggcgccggtatactagctgcatttgatcgagaggaaagcttatggcagcgcacacaccatagatattgcctaagacacgttgcttcgaactactacaggtaatatccatctaagagcgaatgACAACAAGtcaccaacatgggtatttagtctatatctgtgttatttcgtttgtcaatttgaattagttttgttggtagaagtggtataaattattcgctataatcttatattggcagggtatgaaataaataaagatcgttttcatgagatgttggcaATCTTACGATCCCAAAACAAAGAAGGGGCGGattacctttgtaacatacgtttcgaataGTGGGtacaagcatacgacggcggcctacgatatggccatatgacgtcgaacttggctgaatgcataaattctgttcttaaaggaacgcgtcatctaccgataacatcggttgtgcgagagacatattttcgtttggcggcgctatttccaaagtgAACAGCAAGTTATGTAGGTTagatgcagggaggccatgtatggtgcagtaaggtagttcaagaaattaacaaggccaaggcgagggcaaacatcatgcacacagtgtgtcacgatcgagacaatttatggtttcgcgtgacagagtttgacagatcgcaccaaggtgttgttggcgggcaatatcgtgtacacttgcgaaataggacttgtgactgtgggaagtttgatgcacttcgttatccatgcgctcatgttattgcagcttgtcagaaactccgtctggatccgatgagttatgtggacgaagtgtacaaattagaaaacatgtacaacgtctggagacacgtgtttcagcagccatcttagatgtacgcggctccgtgacgtgtcgggcatcagataacctccaattaattgaagaatgtatgcccgagcatatcagattctttcaatttcggttgaatcttcatccggatcagggaatgtgtcacgtaaccagcccatctcgaccttacctccctccattttctccAGAATAGCGctcaaaagctcgtagcacaccgcctcccaattgttagattgggcagacccggtgactgggtactcatccaccggcaatcccaattacagatggacatcttctagagtgatagtgcactctccacatggaagatggaatgtgtgcgtctcgggtctccacctctcgatcaacgcactgatcagtttcgggtccaacttgcatccccgcctaccgtcgccacgtgccaaaaacccgcttcccgcaagTAGTTCTCtacaacggtgatggaggagcatgcatattccggatatcgcattccaatacccgatctacagacttttataacaaataataaattaataattatctaaaaatgcataaataaaaagttcttaaataatatttaaaaattaaatttaacacttaccattttcatttgttccaccgatatgtgatgcttATCAAAACGAGtcaatgatccggccattgatgaaatcatacaaatttttacgatttataaaaatataaaaaaattttaaaattattttaaaaaaggaaattgagagcaaattgaaattaaatatggatttgagagaattttggaaggaaattgagagaattttggaagaaaattgaaaggaattgagaggaaatatgagagaagatttgtttgtgaaaaataaaaaagggtgggggtatttatagtttttttttttaccgttggggggcaacggtcaaatttttgaccgttgggtactgttcacgcgcgggTCGAAATCGCGTCATTGAGGGCGTGATTTGTTGCAATGTCAGCAactcgcgctgacgtggacgcgattttctGACACATACCCTGACattgcgctgacgtggacgcgatttcgcgaaaaatagaccattccgataaataattaaataatgggcccatttcgataatttttgaaaaaaaagacttttattggtaaattacccTAAGTTAGTGATGACGTAATTGTTTACTTTTAGCTATCGGTAATGTCTGGTTCAGCTCCACGacaaaagaaaagtatgaatattttaacccttaaaagtATGATATAGATAAtaaaacaagattaaaaaattagaacttttaaaacattaaagggtaaatgaaaatgttgaccactaatatttgtatattttgtcAAAACGatactaattatatttttaatctttttaattatcaatttcttttcaaactATAATGTaccattaaaaagttaattgaggataatataaaattttatatgtgaaatatttttatgagatgTAAACTTAAATAACCCTATAAGAtgtatatgtaaaaataataaattaaataaataatacatgaaattaaaaaataacacttaatttaaagaaaataaacataattaaccaAACGTAAGAAAGATTAAaaccttttgaaaaaaatattaaaaccttaaacttattcaataaacatgttaaaaaacaaaaaacttaaaaatataattagagtcgttttgacaaaaaatagaaatattagtggccaaatttataattaatccaACATTAAATTCTCACtagcttaaaatataaaaagagtgACATTCGGCAAATCTCGTTAACATAAATATTAACCACCAAATTCTCTCTTAATCAACAAAGGGATGATAGATGGAGTCATGACTTGTAATGAACAACGGAGAAACAGACACTTCTTCAATAAAAAGCCTAAACATATCCAAATTTAAGTGacaccaacatcatcatcataataatatatttagaaaaCATCAACAGCAGTCCATCCAACACGACAAAATTTCGTACTAATGAAGATATACTGATGAACTTAGCAAACATCCACAGCAGTACAGCAATTCATTTTAATAGCCACAAGCTCAACAGATATTCTCTTTATCTACAATGTTCCTAAAAATGTCTTCTTTCAATTCATCTAAAACAAATATCTAAGACTGGTAATTCCCACCAGGCCCGCCCATATTTGGCGGATGGTTATTCGGATATTGCACATTCTGTGTATTACCTTGGTAAGGATTTTGGAAATTCTGAGCATTTCCACCCATGTTACCAGACCATCCTTGATTCGGTGGACCCGGTGGCATCCCACCCATGTTGTTCGGCGGCGGCATTCCTCCTCCCATGTTGTTAGGAGGCGGCATTCCTCCCATATTGTTAGGAGGCGGCATTCCTCCTCCCATGTTGTTCCGCGGTGGCATTCCTCCCATACTGTTAGGAGGCGGCATTCCTCCCATATTGTTAGGAGGCGGCATTCCTCCCATATTGTTAGGAGGCGGCATTCCTCCCCCCATGTTGTTGGCTGGCATACCTCCCCTATTGTTGTAAGGCATTCCTCCCATGTTGTTAGGAGGTGGACTTCTAGCTGTATTAGGAGCAGCATTCTGCATACCCTGGTTAGGAGGAGGCTGCATGTTTTCCCTTCTTCTCTCATAGTTTCTTGATCTGTCATAATTACGAGGCCTGTCATTACGtctatttctttcatttgcACGTGCATTGTTCCTCACCCATTCCTCATGGTACTTGGGATCATAAGGCACAGCTTGCCCATTAATGAAAGGTTCACCTGAAAAACAATAGCATAAAACCAAAAACCCCCACCATGAAAGAATTAttcaagatttttttaaaaaaagatggTAAAAAATACCTCCATAATCTTTATTCTTCACGTCCAAGTAAGAATCTGGAAGAACCCAACGAACTCCAGGAAGTTctgagaagaaaataaaattttataagaacATCACAAAAAGCATTTCTCGAAACAGACTTGTAGTGACAAGAAAACTAGATAACTTAAAAGGACATGTACCCTTGATCTTGTACGAGAGCTCTTCAGAAACAAGGGCTCCAAAGGCATAATAATGCCGAGTAGAAACTGAATAAATTTTCATTCTAGCTTCGTCTTCA
This sequence is a window from Gossypium raimondii isolate GPD5lz chromosome 5, ASM2569854v1, whole genome shotgun sequence. Protein-coding genes within it:
- the LOC105766358 gene encoding multiple organellar RNA editing factor 8, chloroplastic/mitochondrial isoform X1, which produces MATQSLSRYLLSKPKSLTSFLFPSCPPFSSFSPAAAASPVKTLITSSPSPSLFFLRRLRAPLCYSLLLRDSLFPTVKSFSTRAARSSLNDPSPNYSNRPPKETILLDGCDFEHWLVVVEPPKEDATRDEIIDSYIKTLAQVVGSEDEARMKIYSVSTRHYYAFGALVSEELSYKIKELPGVRWVLPDSYLDVKNKDYGGEPFINGQAVPYDPKYHEEWVRNNARANERNRRNDRPRNYDRSRNYERRRENMQPPPNQGMQNAAPNTARSPPPNNMGGMPYNNRGGMPANNMGGGMPPPNNMGGMPPPNNMGGMPPPNSMGGMPPRNNMGGGMPPPNNMGGMPPPNNMGGGMPPPNNMGGMPPGPPNQGWSGNMGGNAQNFQNPYQGNTQNVQYPNNHPPNMGGPGGNYQS
- the LOC105766358 gene encoding multiple organellar RNA editing factor 8, chloroplastic/mitochondrial isoform X2; translation: MATQSLSRYLLSKPKSLTSFLFPSCPPFSSFSPAAAASPVKTLITSSPSPSLFFLRRLRAPLCYSLLLRDSLFPTVKSFSTRAARSSLNDPSPNYSNRPPKETILLDGCDFEHWLVVVEPPKEDATRDEIIDSYIKTLAQVVGSEDEARMKIYSVSTRHYYAFGALVSEELSYKIKELPGVRWVLPDSYLDVKNKDYGGEPFINGQAVPYDPKYHEEWVRNNARANERNRRNDRPRNYDRSRNYERRRENMQPPPNQGMQNAAPNTARSPPPNNMGGMPYNNRGGMPANNMGGGMPPPNNMGGMPPRNNMGGGMPPPNNMGGMPPPNNMGGGMPPPNNMGGMPPGPPNQGWSGNMGGNAQNFQNPYQGNTQNVQYPNNHPPNMGGPGGNYQS